One window of Aliarcobacter lanthieri genomic DNA carries:
- a CDS encoding transaldolase, which produces MNLKEDINYSLWCDFIERDFLENRFQEIIKNGIIHGATSNPAIFESSITSSVAYKQQLDMLQANNEKTIYEELALTDIKRAAFLLDNLNKKNSDDGFISIEVDPLLCDDASATIEEGIRLYKSINADNVMIKVPATQAGYIAMRELSSRGIHINATLIFSPKQAINCAKALDEGIKDSNKDTKAVISVFVSRFDRLMDKELSQKGLQTSKLGIMNAIKCYHEVNKFENSNIRTLFASTGVKGNELNPSYYIDSLIYPNSVNTAPLATIEDWLKDGKKEPSQIVTEIECDKYFDTLIKQNIDMKKVYEKLLQDGLEAFKISFRDLLSKLKH; this is translated from the coding sequence ATGAATTTGAAAGAAGATATAAATTATTCACTTTGGTGTGATTTTATTGAAAGAGATTTTTTAGAGAATAGATTTCAAGAGATAATAAAAAATGGAATTATTCATGGTGCAACTTCAAATCCAGCTATTTTTGAGTCATCAATAACAAGTTCTGTTGCATACAAACAACAGCTTGATATGCTCCAAGCAAATAATGAAAAAACAATTTATGAAGAATTAGCTTTAACAGATATAAAAAGAGCAGCTTTTTTATTAGATAATTTAAATAAAAAGAATAGTGATGACGGATTTATATCTATTGAAGTTGATCCACTTTTGTGTGATGACGCTTCAGCTACTATTGAGGAAGGAATTAGATTATATAAGTCTATAAATGCCGATAATGTTATGATAAAAGTTCCAGCAACACAAGCTGGATATATTGCTATGCGAGAACTTAGTTCAAGAGGAATTCATATAAATGCAACTTTGATTTTTTCTCCAAAACAAGCAATAAACTGTGCAAAAGCTTTAGATGAGGGAATAAAAGATTCAAATAAAGATACAAAAGCAGTAATTTCTGTATTTGTTTCAAGATTTGATAGATTAATGGATAAAGAGTTAAGCCAAAAGGGTTTACAAACTTCAAAATTAGGAATTATGAATGCTATTAAGTGCTATCATGAAGTAAATAAGTTTGAAAATTCTAATATAAGAACACTTTTTGCAAGTACTGGAGTAAAAGGAAATGAATTAAATCCAAGTTATTACATAGACAGTTTGATATATCCAAATTCTGTAAATACTGCTCCTTTAGCTACTATTGAAGATTGGTTAAAAGATGGTAAAAAAGAACCATCTCAAATTGTAACTGAAATAGAATGTGATAAGTATTTTGACACTTTAATTAAACAAAATATTGATATGAAAAAAGTTTATGAAAAACTTTTACAAGATGGTTTAGAAGCATTTAAAATCTCTTTTAGAGATTTATTGTCAAAACTTAAACACTAA
- the serB gene encoding phosphoserine phosphatase SerB: MKLAVFDFDSTLMDGETIDFLADAYNIGDEVKKITEEAMSGRLDFFESLTTRVSLLKGMPYNKVVEICNNLPLMNGAKELINELKKMNYKVVCFSGGFRLGTTPAKVKLGLDADFSNILHEKDGFLTGLVGGDMMFSYSKGDMIERLQSLLQISKVDTLVCGDGANDLSMFAKADTRVAFCAKEVLKKEANIVVDTKDLTKILDYIKA, from the coding sequence ATGAAATTAGCAGTTTTTGATTTTGATTCAACACTTATGGATGGAGAGACTATAGATTTTCTTGCAGATGCCTATAATATTGGAGATGAAGTAAAAAAGATAACAGAAGAAGCTATGAGTGGAAGGCTTGATTTTTTTGAATCTCTTACAACAAGAGTTTCTTTATTAAAAGGTATGCCTTACAATAAAGTTGTAGAGATTTGTAACAATCTACCTTTGATGAATGGTGCAAAAGAGTTAATAAATGAACTAAAAAAAATGAACTATAAAGTAGTTTGTTTTAGTGGTGGATTTAGACTTGGAACAACTCCTGCAAAAGTAAAATTAGGACTTGATGCTGATTTTTCAAATATCTTACATGAAAAAGATGGTTTTTTAACAGGACTTGTTGGTGGTGATATGATGTTCTCTTATTCTAAAGGAGATATGATAGAAAGATTACAATCTCTTTTACAAATAAGCAAAGTTGATACTTTAGTTTGTGGTGATGGTGCAAATGATTTATCTATGTTTGCAAAAGCTGATACAAGAGTGGCTTTTTGTGCAAAAGAAGTTTTAAAAAAAGAGGCAAATATTGTAGTTGATACAAAAGACTTAACAAAAATTTTAGATTATATAAAGGCTTAA
- a CDS encoding COG3400 family protein — MKKILIILDGIIAKKLLQRIVEANTGDNSYDVVYMNDVILPSQMPSNFTFYKFDPTSNSKLSMVLKKNIHIEVLMALNSKDETLSVIKNLREYKKNLQITILDYWGINIEDPYLNIYKGIEVLANGMVERLPNVPVLAQNIGLKQGEIMEIKIPFGSSYAYRSIASIEQKQWRIFGVYRNQKMIDIKPFLVLKPNDLILVIGKPSILMNIYNAIGKTTGQFPMPFGSKIYLYLDLYLENEKSVKKAIDEAKFMNNKLKNSLLIIKVTRPTTVKIMDQIKEEVKYFPTIILEIDYANKSFQQIIKEDRRKYNIGLLMLTLAMFKNRDNLRFLLDLKIPIFKFGKESLKAVKSVSVLLNESGSYEQISPIVFDVSTQLKIKTKILDFDPIGEKEGQTNLINHFESLAKIFNEKLEIIRGSENPIRELKKQKDILQLLPLKQKMFKNRSFIKFFYTNSDLVAFDLNKFNQILIPVSED; from the coding sequence ATGAAAAAAATATTAATTATACTAGATGGAATTATTGCAAAGAAGTTATTACAAAGAATTGTTGAAGCAAATACAGGCGATAATAGTTACGATGTAGTTTATATGAATGATGTTATTTTACCATCACAAATGCCTTCAAATTTTACTTTTTATAAGTTTGATCCAACTTCAAATTCAAAATTATCTATGGTTTTGAAAAAAAATATACATATAGAAGTTTTAATGGCACTTAACTCAAAAGATGAGACATTAAGTGTTATAAAAAACCTTAGAGAATATAAAAAAAATCTTCAAATTACTATTTTAGACTATTGGGGAATAAATATTGAAGATCCTTATTTAAATATCTATAAAGGGATTGAAGTATTAGCAAATGGAATGGTAGAAAGATTACCAAATGTTCCAGTTTTAGCACAAAATATTGGGCTTAAACAAGGTGAAATAATGGAAATAAAAATTCCATTTGGAAGTTCATATGCTTATCGTTCAATTGCTTCAATAGAACAAAAACAATGGAGAATATTTGGAGTTTATAGAAACCAAAAAATGATAGATATAAAGCCATTTTTAGTTTTGAAACCAAATGATTTAATTTTAGTTATTGGTAAACCTAGTATTTTGATGAATATTTACAATGCAATAGGAAAAACAACAGGACAGTTTCCTATGCCATTTGGAAGTAAAATATATTTATATTTAGATTTATATTTAGAAAATGAAAAGAGTGTAAAAAAAGCTATTGATGAAGCTAAATTTATGAATAATAAATTAAAAAATTCTTTACTTATTATAAAAGTTACACGTCCAACAACAGTAAAAATAATGGATCAAATAAAAGAAGAAGTAAAATATTTTCCTACAATTATTCTAGAAATTGATTATGCAAATAAAAGTTTTCAACAAATTATAAAAGAAGATAGAAGAAAATATAATATTGGTCTTTTGATGCTTACTTTAGCTATGTTTAAAAATAGAGATAACTTAAGATTTTTACTTGATTTGAAGATACCTATTTTTAAATTTGGTAAAGAGAGTTTAAAAGCAGTAAAAAGTGTAAGTGTACTTTTAAACGAAAGTGGATCTTATGAACAAATTTCTCCTATTGTTTTTGATGTTTCTACACAATTAAAAATAAAAACAAAAATATTAGATTTTGATCCAATAGGTGAAAAAGAAGGACAAACAAATCTTATAAATCATTTTGAGAGTCTTGCAAAAATTTTTAATGAAAAATTAGAAATTATAAGAGGTAGTGAAAATCCTATAAGAGAATTAAAAAAACAAAAAGATATATTACAACTCTTACCATTGAAACAAAAAATGTTTAAAAATAGATCTTTTATCAAATTTTTCTATACAAATAGTGATTTAGTAGCATTTGATTTAAATAAATTTAATCAAATTTTAATTCCAGTATCTGAAGATTAA
- the gltS gene encoding sodium/glutamate symporter: protein MNLVFNSYYTLIAAVIVLLIGKFLVNKIEFLRKYNIPEPVAGGLLAAICTTIAYNVWGFSITTSLELQTSFMLIFFASIGLSANFYKLKEGGISLIIFLLVVSTFIVVQNFVGISLATILGIDPLIGLIAGSITLTGGHGTAGAWGEILETKYAIEGATALGMAGATFGLVMGGIIGGPLAKFLINRYKLKNTSIEKTQNNTKDEKVIDEFVPFEYPKAVRLITTNSAITTLGLFAACLAFADFMTGFTKSSPFELPTFVWALAGGVILRNFLENILKIEIFDRAIDVFGNASLSLYLAMALLSLKLWQLSNLAGALTIILVSQVVVMILYAYFVTFRVMGKNYDASVLSAGHCGFGLGATPTAVANMQAITNMYGPSHKAFLIVPLCGAFFVDLINASIIQTILKFFA, encoded by the coding sequence ATGAATCTAGTATTTAATAGTTATTATACTTTAATAGCTGCCGTTATAGTCTTACTTATAGGTAAATTCCTAGTAAATAAAATAGAATTCTTAAGAAAATATAATATTCCAGAACCTGTTGCAGGTGGGCTTCTAGCTGCTATATGTACAACTATAGCTTATAATGTGTGGGGATTTAGTATAACAACTAGTTTAGAATTACAAACGAGTTTTATGCTCATCTTTTTTGCATCTATTGGACTAAGTGCTAACTTTTATAAACTAAAAGAAGGTGGAATTAGCCTTATAATTTTTCTATTAGTTGTATCTACTTTTATCGTCGTTCAAAATTTTGTTGGGATATCTCTTGCTACAATTTTAGGTATTGATCCATTAATAGGATTAATTGCTGGTTCTATTACTCTTACTGGTGGACATGGAACAGCTGGTGCATGGGGAGAAATACTTGAAACAAAATACGCAATAGAAGGAGCTACAGCTCTTGGTATGGCAGGCGCAACTTTTGGTCTTGTAATGGGAGGAATTATTGGTGGACCTCTTGCAAAATTTTTAATTAATAGATATAAACTTAAAAATACAAGTATTGAAAAAACTCAAAATAATACAAAAGATGAAAAAGTTATCGATGAATTTGTTCCTTTTGAATACCCAAAAGCAGTAAGACTAATAACTACAAATAGTGCAATTACTACTTTGGGACTTTTTGCAGCGTGTTTAGCTTTTGCTGATTTTATGACAGGATTCACAAAAAGCTCACCATTTGAATTACCTACGTTTGTTTGGGCATTAGCAGGAGGAGTTATTTTAAGAAATTTCCTAGAAAATATTCTCAAAATTGAGATTTTTGATAGGGCAATAGATGTATTTGGAAATGCTTCTCTATCTTTATATTTAGCTATGGCTTTACTATCATTAAAACTTTGGCAACTTTCAAATCTAGCTGGAGCTTTAACTATAATTTTAGTTTCTCAAGTAGTTGTTATGATTTTATATGCATATTTTGTAACATTTAGAGTTATGGGTAAAAACTATGATGCAAGTGTTTTATCTGCTGGTCATTGTGGTTTTGGACTGGGAGCTACTCCAACAGCAGTTGCAAATATGCAAGCTATTACTAATATGTATGGTCCTTCACATAAAGCATTTCTTATAGTTCCTCTTTGTGGAGCATTTTTTGTTGATTTAATAAATGCATCTATTATTCAAACTATTTTAAAATTTTTTGCTTAA
- a CDS encoding sulfurtransferase, producing the protein MMKKLLLSSLFIIFGFGADIPKNHIVSTDWLEKNQDNKNIVVIDTRTEAEYKKGHIKNAYNYSKDDWQRGTTIKIPKLYNTPGQIEDMMSKAGVTKDSIIVFYSSGNTESDYEFAAIGVWSLYIYGFNNSVILNGGFEKWISEKKEVTQNIPNSKDSNFKISKFVNEVATINDVVEAIYDENIQLADARDSKFYLGEDDREDLVRHGRIPTAKLTPMMRQVKKENNYYIFIDEKDSRKLLNNAGFGIELDKPLIVYCNTGAKAKGLWFAANFIANIEDIKVYDGSMVEYSRTNFPMESGQEF; encoded by the coding sequence ATGATGAAAAAGCTACTACTTTCGTCTTTATTTATAATATTTGGTTTTGGAGCTGATATTCCAAAAAATCATATAGTTTCTACCGATTGGCTAGAAAAAAATCAAGATAATAAAAATATAGTTGTTATTGATACAAGAACTGAAGCTGAATATAAAAAAGGGCATATAAAAAATGCATATAACTATTCAAAAGATGACTGGCAGAGAGGAACAACAATAAAGATACCTAAGCTTTATAATACTCCAGGACAAATTGAAGATATGATGAGTAAAGCAGGTGTTACAAAAGATTCAATAATTGTTTTTTATAGCTCTGGTAATACAGAATCAGATTATGAATTTGCAGCAATAGGAGTTTGGAGTTTATACATATATGGTTTTAACAATAGTGTAATTTTAAATGGTGGTTTTGAAAAATGGATAAGTGAGAAAAAAGAGGTAACACAAAATATCCCTAACTCTAAAGATTCAAATTTTAAAATATCTAAATTTGTAAATGAAGTTGCTACTATAAATGATGTTGTTGAAGCAATATATGATGAAAATATACAACTAGCAGATGCAAGAGATTCAAAATTTTATTTAGGAGAAGATGATAGAGAAGATTTAGTAAGACATGGAAGAATTCCTACTGCTAAACTTACACCTATGATGAGACAGGTAAAGAAAGAGAATAATTATTATATTTTCATAGATGAAAAAGATTCAAGAAAATTATTAAATAATGCTGGTTTTGGAATTGAATTAGATAAACCATTGATTGTATATTGTAATACTGGAGCAAAAGCAAAAGGTCTTTGGTTTGCTGCTAACTTCATAGCAAATATAGAGGACATAAAAGTATATGATGGTTCAATGGTAGAATATTCTAGAACTAATTTTCCTATGGAAAGTGGTCAAGAATTTTAA
- the ruvX gene encoding Holliday junction resolvase RuvX: MKLASIDIGLKRIGIAICLTSDIITPQNAIIRKNRNQAANEVNSFLKEWEIEKLIIGIPSSNEDTQNRIKHFTNLLELEIPYEFQEENMSSIEAEDLMKGEIKYKRDGRIDSIAAKIILERYLLKNKKDKI; the protein is encoded by the coding sequence TTGAAATTAGCTTCTATTGATATTGGATTAAAAAGAATAGGAATTGCTATTTGTCTTACTAGTGATATTATAACTCCACAAAATGCAATTATTAGGAAAAATAGAAATCAAGCAGCAAATGAAGTAAATAGTTTTTTAAAAGAATGGGAAATAGAAAAGCTCATTATTGGAATACCTAGCTCAAATGAAGATACACAAAATAGGATAAAACACTTTACAAATTTGTTAGAATTAGAAATTCCTTATGAATTTCAAGAAGAGAATATGAGCTCTATTGAAGCTGAAGACTTAATGAAAGGCGAAATCAAATATAAAAGAGATGGAAGAATTGATTCAATAGCTGCAAAAATTATTCTTGAAAGATATTTACTAAAAAATAAAAAGGATAAAATATGA
- a CDS encoding methylenetetrahydrofolate reductase: MFETLISKLQDDKYLTLETTPQHEPSMNSIIDKIKKFKIDTKVDGFTCTDNPLAKLKYNSLFAALKIQNEFKKPVIATMTMRDKNKIALQSDLLGANDFDIRAILALTGDPAKMSDQPNTKGVFEANSLMLLKMIKSFNYGMDFSGRPFKIEPKHIFPFAVVNAYAKNFGSLEKKMHLKIQNGAVGVITQPVFDIENVKKLLESFEVAKENVEGDKKKAQLILGLFPITKLRTALFLSAQVPGIHVPQFWIDELEKAHSISEDEEYKVGMKLSKNLFDEINKIHPKIHLMTANNKFEVASEIIG; the protein is encoded by the coding sequence ATGTTTGAAACACTTATTTCTAAACTTCAAGATGATAAATATTTAACACTTGAAACAACACCTCAACATGAACCATCAATGAACAGTATTATTGATAAAATCAAAAAATTTAAAATAGATACAAAAGTAGATGGTTTTACTTGTACTGACAACCCTTTAGCGAAACTAAAATATAACTCTCTTTTTGCTGCACTTAAAATTCAAAATGAATTTAAAAAACCTGTAATTGCAACAATGACTATGAGAGATAAAAATAAAATAGCTTTACAATCTGATCTTTTAGGTGCAAATGATTTTGATATAAGAGCAATCTTAGCTTTAACAGGAGATCCTGCTAAAATGAGTGATCAACCAAATACAAAAGGTGTTTTTGAAGCAAATTCTTTAATGCTTTTAAAAATGATAAAATCTTTCAACTATGGTATGGATTTTTCTGGTCGTCCTTTTAAAATAGAACCAAAACATATTTTTCCATTTGCAGTAGTGAATGCTTATGCTAAAAACTTTGGAAGTTTAGAGAAAAAAATGCACTTAAAAATTCAAAATGGTGCTGTTGGAGTTATAACTCAACCTGTTTTTGATATTGAAAATGTAAAAAAACTTCTTGAAAGTTTTGAAGTTGCAAAAGAAAATGTTGAAGGGGATAAAAAGAAAGCTCAATTAATTTTAGGACTTTTTCCAATAACAAAACTTAGAACAGCACTTTTTTTATCAGCACAAGTTCCTGGGATTCATGTACCACAATTTTGGATAGATGAACTTGAAAAAGCTCATAGTATAAGTGAAGATGAAGAATATAAAGTAGGAATGAAATTAAGTAAAAATTTATTTGATGAAATAAATAAAATTCATCCCAAAATACACTTAATGACAGCAAACAATAAATTTGAAGTTGCAAGTGAGATTATAGGTTGA
- the tgt gene encoding tRNA guanosine(34) transglycosylase Tgt, with product MEFQIDATSNGARACTIKTAHSTILTPVFMPVGTQGTVKALDANDMLELGAKIILGNTYHLYLRPGSKLIKKFGGLHGFSKFPNSFLTDSGGFQAFSLNSNSKPDENGIMFKSHIDGSKHYFTPKSVLDTQYDLNSDIMMILDDLVALPNTDERIKKSIERTTKWAQEAIEYHMEQKTKGIGRNQNIFAIIQGGTSKEFRKLSAQQLCAMTDFDGFAIGGLSVGEPNKEMYETVEWTTQFMPKDKPRYLMGVGTPEDLVENIERGVDMFDCVMPTRNARNGTLFTNFGKLNIKKAEFKDDENPIDNTCECYTCKNFSRAYLNHLFRAAEITYFRLASIHNIHYYLNLMSEARNAILKDNWSEFKKEFYSKRSK from the coding sequence ATGGAATTTCAAATTGACGCAACTTCAAATGGTGCTAGAGCATGTACAATAAAAACAGCTCATAGTACTATATTAACTCCTGTTTTTATGCCTGTTGGTACTCAAGGGACAGTAAAAGCTCTTGATGCAAATGATATGCTTGAACTTGGAGCAAAAATTATTTTAGGAAATACTTATCATTTGTATTTAAGACCTGGAAGTAAACTAATAAAAAAATTTGGTGGGCTTCACGGATTTTCTAAATTTCCAAACTCATTTTTAACAGATAGTGGAGGATTTCAAGCTTTTTCATTAAATTCTAATTCTAAACCAGATGAAAATGGAATAATGTTTAAATCACACATAGATGGAAGTAAACACTATTTTACTCCCAAAAGTGTTTTAGATACTCAATATGACTTAAATAGTGATATTATGATGATTTTAGATGATTTAGTAGCTCTTCCAAATACAGATGAAAGAATAAAAAAGTCTATTGAACGAACTACAAAATGGGCACAAGAAGCTATAGAATATCATATGGAACAAAAAACAAAAGGTATAGGAAGAAATCAAAATATATTTGCCATAATACAAGGAGGGACTTCTAAAGAATTTAGGAAATTAAGTGCCCAACAACTTTGTGCAATGACTGATTTTGATGGTTTTGCAATTGGTGGACTTAGTGTTGGAGAACCAAACAAAGAAATGTACGAAACGGTAGAGTGGACTACACAATTTATGCCAAAAGATAAACCAAGATACCTTATGGGAGTAGGAACACCAGAAGATTTAGTAGAAAATATTGAACGTGGTGTTGATATGTTCGATTGTGTTATGCCAACAAGAAATGCTAGAAATGGTACACTTTTTACAAACTTTGGAAAATTAAATATTAAAAAAGCTGAATTTAAAGATGATGAAAATCCAATAGATAATACTTGTGAATGTTATACTTGTAAAAACTTTAGTAGAGCATATTTAAATCACTTATTTAGAGCAGCAGAAATTACATATTTTAGACTAGCATCCATTCATAATATTCATTACTATCTAAATTTAATGAGTGAAGCTAGAAATGCTATTTTAAAAGATAATTGGTCTGAATTTAAAAAAGAATTTTATTCTAAAAGAAGCAAATAA
- a CDS encoding arsenate reductase family protein — protein MIIVYGIKTCGSVRNALKFFKDNNIEVEFFDFKQKSPTAERIKDWTKKADVNILFNSKGTKYKTLNLKELNLDENGKYEWLCKEPMLFKRPVIEYGDKLIVAWDEEEYKNIFLK, from the coding sequence ATGATTATAGTTTATGGTATAAAAACTTGTGGAAGTGTAAGAAATGCACTAAAATTCTTTAAAGACAATAATATTGAAGTTGAATTTTTTGATTTTAAACAAAAATCTCCAACAGCTGAAAGAATCAAAGATTGGACAAAAAAAGCTGATGTAAATATACTTTTTAATAGTAAAGGTACAAAGTATAAAACTTTAAATTTGAAAGAGTTAAATCTTGATGAAAATGGTAAATATGAGTGGCTTTGTAAAGAACCTATGCTTTTTAAAAGACCAGTTATTGAATATGGTGATAAGCTTATAGTTGCTTGGGATGAAGAAGAGTATAAAAATATTTTTTTAAAATAA
- the gatC gene encoding Asp-tRNA(Asn)/Glu-tRNA(Gln) amidotransferase subunit GatC, with the protein MTVVDDKLIAKLEKLSSLKLDDSKKEKMKSDIAQMLDFVENLNDIDVSNIEATFSTVSGGTPLREDISAQNLELSNHILNHAPKSENGYFIVPKIIE; encoded by the coding sequence ATGACAGTAGTTGATGATAAACTAATTGCAAAATTAGAAAAACTTTCTAGTTTAAAACTTGATGATTCAAAAAAAGAAAAAATGAAATCTGATATAGCTCAAATGTTAGACTTTGTTGAAAATTTAAATGATATTGATGTATCAAATATTGAAGCGACATTTAGTACTGTAAGTGGTGGAACACCTTTAAGAGAAGATATATCAGCTCAAAATTTAGAACTTTCAAATCATATTCTAAATCATGCTCCAAAAAGTGAAAATGGTTACTTTATAGTTCCAAAAATTATAGAATAA
- a CDS encoding class II 3-deoxy-7-phosphoheptulonate synthase gives MNNWTPNSWRNFPIKQQPTYNNLEALKQVEKEIASYPPLIFAGEALNLKKQLVKVVNGEAFLLQGGDCAESFNAFNATNIKDLFKVIMQMAVVLTFSGGCPIVKVGRVAGQFAKPRSSDFEEINGISLPSYRGDIINDIDFTVDAREPDAYKLIKAYNQSAATMNLLRAFARGGMADLNQVHLWNLDFVKDNTLGSKYEELADKISQSLAFMKACGITSENTPQLNQTTLFTSHEALLLNYEESLTRRDSITGDWFNCSAHMLWIGDRTRDLDGAHLEYFRGIKNPIGCKVGPSMKEDELIRLIDALNPENEAGRLNLIVRMGAEKIAEHFPKLLEKVEKEGKKVLWSSDPMHGNTIKAENGYKTRDFEAILSEVKQFFQIHKAQGSYAGGIHLEMTGQNVTECTGSKSAAITQAGLADRYHTQCDPRLNADQALELSFMIADTLKEARK, from the coding sequence ATGAATAATTGGACACCAAATAGCTGGAGAAATTTTCCAATAAAACAACAACCAACATATAATAATCTAGAAGCTTTAAAACAAGTAGAAAAAGAGATAGCTTCATATCCTCCATTGATTTTTGCAGGAGAGGCTTTAAATTTAAAAAAACAACTTGTAAAAGTTGTAAATGGTGAAGCCTTTTTACTTCAAGGTGGTGACTGTGCAGAAAGTTTCAATGCTTTTAATGCTACAAATATAAAAGATTTATTTAAAGTTATTATGCAAATGGCAGTAGTACTTACTTTCTCTGGAGGTTGTCCTATTGTAAAAGTAGGTCGTGTTGCTGGACAATTTGCAAAACCAAGAAGTTCTGATTTTGAAGAGATAAATGGTATAAGTCTTCCATCATATAGAGGAGATATTATAAATGATATTGATTTTACAGTTGATGCAAGAGAACCAGATGCCTATAAACTTATAAAAGCATATAATCAAAGTGCAGCTACAATGAACCTTTTAAGAGCATTTGCAAGAGGTGGTATGGCTGATTTAAATCAAGTACATTTATGGAATTTAGATTTTGTTAAAGATAATACTTTAGGTTCAAAATATGAAGAACTTGCAGATAAAATTTCTCAAAGTTTAGCATTTATGAAAGCATGTGGAATAACAAGTGAAAATACTCCACAATTAAATCAAACTACATTGTTTACTTCTCATGAGGCTCTTTTATTGAATTATGAAGAATCTCTTACTAGAAGGGACTCAATTACAGGAGATTGGTTTAACTGTTCTGCACATATGCTTTGGATTGGTGATAGAACTAGAGATTTAGATGGAGCACATTTAGAATATTTTAGAGGTATAAAAAATCCTATTGGTTGTAAAGTTGGACCTTCAATGAAAGAAGATGAATTAATTAGATTAATAGATGCACTAAATCCTGAAAATGAAGCTGGAAGATTGAACTTAATTGTTAGAATGGGAGCAGAGAAAATAGCTGAACATTTTCCAAAACTTTTAGAAAAAGTTGAAAAAGAAGGTAAAAAAGTACTTTGGTCAAGTGATCCAATGCATGGAAATACAATTAAAGCAGAAAATGGTTATAAAACTAGAGATTTTGAAGCAATTTTAAGTGAAGTAAAACAATTTTTCCAAATACATAAAGCACAAGGTTCTTATGCTGGTGGAATACATTTAGAGATGACAGGACAAAATGTTACAGAGTGTACAGGAAGTAAATCAGCTGCTATTACTCAAGCTGGTTTAGCGGATAGATATCATACTCAATGTGATCCAAGATTAAACGCTGATCAAGCTTTAGAATTATCATTTATGATAGCTGATACTTTAAAAGAAGCTAGAAAATAA